One window of Camelina sativa cultivar DH55 chromosome 4, Cs, whole genome shotgun sequence genomic DNA carries:
- the LOC104780010 gene encoding oleosin 20.3 kDa, protein MANVDRDRRGHVDRTDKRAHLQPSYEDDVGYGGYGGYGAGSDFKSRGPSTNQIMALIAGVPIGGTLLTLAGLTLAGSVIGLLVSIPLFLLFSPVIVPAALTIGLAVTGILASGLFGLTGLSSVSWVLNYLRGRSDTMPEQLDYAKRRMADAVGYAGMKGKEMGQYVQDKAHEARDTELTTETHEPGKARRNIT, encoded by the exons ATGGCGAATGTGGACCGTGATAGGCGTGGGCATGTCGACCGTACTGACAAACGTGCTCATCTTCAGCCGTCCTACGAAGATGATGTCGGTTACGGTGGTTATGGCGGTTATGGTGCTGGTTCTGATTTTAAGAGTCGCGGCCCCTCCACTAACCAA ATCATGGCCCTTATAGCGGGAGTTCCCATCGGTGGCACACTGCTAACCCTAGCTGGGCTCACTCTCGCCGGTTCGGTGATCGGCTTGCTGGTCTCCATTcccctcttccttctctttagTCCGGTGATCGTCCCAGCGGCTCTCACTATCGGGCTCGCTGTGACCGGAATCTTGGCTTCTGGGTTGTTTGGGCTGACGGGTCTGAGCTCTGTCTCGTGGGTCTTAAACTATCTCCGAGGGAGGAGTGATACAATGCCAGAGCAATTGGACTACGCTAAGCGACGTATGGCTGATGCGGTAGGCTATGCTGGTATGAAGGGAAAAGAGATGGGCCAGTATGTGCAAGATAAGGCACATGAGGCTCGTGATACTGAACTCACTACTGAGACCCATGAACCGGGTAAAGCAAGGAGgaatataacataa
- the LOC104783631 gene encoding uncharacterized protein LOC104783631 — protein sequence MGTFKSPSPDGFQPGFYQHGWDVVGPSVVHFVLELFYRGLLPEATNDALVVLISKVLKAELMSQFHPISLCGVLFKKITKTMVNRMKKVMPKLIGHAQSSFIPRRLSTNNIIVVQEAWDFLEETLKVADFSENWRQWNMQCVKGPSMTILWNGEKTTIYTIKRAAPRRSIVALPLCSMFGEAVPSH from the exons ATGGGTACGTTCAAGTCTCCCAGTCCGGATGGCTTTCAGCCTGGCTTTTACCAGCATGGTTGGGATGTGGTTGGTCCATCAGTGGTTCACTTTGTGCTGGAGCTTTTTTATAGAGGGCTTCTACCGGAGGCAACAAATGACGCTTTGGTTGTTTTAATCTCTAAGGTGTTGAAAGCAGAATTGATGTCACAGTTTCATCCTATTAGTTTGTGTGGTGTTTTGTTTAAGAAGATTACAAAAACAATGGTCAACAGGATGAAGAAGGTGATGCCTAAACTTATTGGACATGCTCAGTCCAGTTTCATTCCAAGGAGACTAAGCACAAACAATATTATTGTGGTTCAAGAGGCG TGGGACTTCTTAGAGGAAACTCTTAAGGTTGCGGATTTTTCAGAGAATTGGCGTCAGTGGAACATGCAGTGTGTTAAGGGGCCATCAATGACAATTCTGTGGAATGgggaaaaaacaacaatttacaCCATCAAGAGGGCTGCGCCAAGGAGATCCATTGTCGCCTTACCTCTTTGTTCTATGTTTGGAGAGGCTGTGCCATCTCATTGA